The Oryza brachyantha chromosome 6, ObraRS2, whole genome shotgun sequence region CAAGCAGCAGTTCCTACTCGATCTTGCACGActtataaaaaacacatatgtgtgcaaaaaaaaaatgcttaacACCTGATAGATTTTTGCTGGTTTCCGTACGAAGTCGATCAAAGTCGTCGGCTTTTACTAGAGtggtttttactttttactcCAAAACGAAAAGGAAAACCCTGATAATATTATCCTTTTTGCAGGATCGGGAGATATCTCTACTAGGATGATCGTGAGCTTGCAAAAAGCAAGGAAAAATCTTTCCAATTGTTCCCCCAATTTGTGTTGTGAGTAGGAATGGCAATCAATAAATACTCATCGGGTATTGCAATCCCATAGCCATACCCACtagtaaaattttgtaccattaaaatacccatacccgtcacGGGTAAGAAAATTTCCCCACACCCATACCcgcttgggtaaaccttacctGTCAGGTCATCCATATACccgcaaaaatttaaaacaatctaaatatcacGGTTTCCATATAGTATATTGCATAGATGCTAGATACTTAggacatcacacattcatatagtgtggtggaaaatgtatggatggtttaaatacctatggttttggttaattaggttaggctaatttgatattaggccatgatatgcatttaaacttgcgggtatttattacccatgggtaaacgggtaCGAGGATAATAAGAACGTTTCCATACCCGCGTACCCGTCAAGTGAAAATATTTACCCAATTACTTACCCACGGGTAATATAGTTAGCTCATACTCATACCCTAATAGAGCAAATACCCCTCGGATCTCAGGTCGCGGGTccccattgccatctctagtTGTGAGTGTTTTCAAGTAGTTCAGTTACCTCGCGAATTCCTTTGGCGTGCCCTGGGTGTACATTCTTCTGGCAGAACAACATCAAGGAAAAACCTATCAGCCTCGCAGTTCcgtttttacttatacttataaacttaaatttaaattttaaccttaaatttggagtttgtttttgtgtttttatagtttatttttcaccgattgtttttttcttttctaggaGAAATGAATAAACGCTGGAGGAAATAAAATTCTTCATtgctattatatttattgattagaTTGACATTACTATTATGATTCAGTTTTGATATTTGAAAATAGTAAGAAAGTACGTTTTCTATAACAGCATGaccaataaaaaacaatagttgaaataaaatttagccaGAAATTCAACATCCCGGAATTTGGcacaattttaattaaaagctCCTCGGTCTCGGCTGGTGCGTCGAAGGGGTTGTAAAATGTCCAGCATTACATTTAGGAGGTCCATTAAACTTTTGCAATACTAAAGGGGACAAATTAGACTTTAtcatttatccaaatatatggTTACTAAAATCCATCGAGAAAATTAACCCGGGCCCAAGTAACTACGATATCTATTTGGGCCTAAAGCTAGTTTACCGGGTTTGTAGTTATagaacaaaacaacaaaatcaattGCAGAACATCCAATTAAGCATAACctaagtttcaaaaaaaaaaaagcataacCTTGAAACCACTTATAAGCTCATAGAACTCTTAACAACATTCCTCGATGAAAGTCATGCCacctttcttttatttaaaagccatttttacaaaaacacgCTATAAACCAAGAACCACTTTGAATGAGTTGATACTCTCTCTCCGTTTTAGCTCATAAGATTTGTTTGGTCAGGTGGATAACATATACACCAgtttagataaatctagaaaaaaccaaatatctTCCaacctaaaataaaattaatatataataaatgtgGGGATATATTCAAGAAGTTGGTGTGCACCTCCATGATAAGAcacttatattattattaaattttctctccAAGAAGTAATGTCATGTCACCATGGAAAAAGATGAGATTAAggctttgtttagtttccaaatttttttccaaaaacatcacatcaaatttttggacacctaaataaatcattaaacatagatgaaccaaaaaactaattgcacagttatgaaagaaatcttgagacgaatcttttaagcctaattagtccataattagtcataagtgctacagtaaccaacatgtgctaatgacggattaattaggctcaaaagattcgtctcgcgttttctaggctagccgtgaaattcgtttttccatttgtatccgaaaactccttccgacatccggtcaaacgttcgatgtgatgtttttgccaaaaaattttggcaactaaacaccacctaagagAAAGTCACTAGGCTCGCGTTCGGCGTGGAccgataagttaacttatcctcggcacaaaaacgtagtaatagattagtacataattaattaattattaattattaaaaaatataaaatagattaatatgattttttaaaacaactttcctatagaaatttttttaaaaaatacactatttaacCGTTCGAGAAACGTACatgcgaaaaacgagggaagATAAGTTAGGCCTGCCGAATGCGGCCTAGGTCACCCTTCAACAAAttcggaaaaagaaaagccagGCAGGCATATTGCAGCCAGTTAAAAAGTTTGACCACTGACGAAGGTTCAGATAGATACAAGAAAAGCCTGTTTTTACTGACCACACCACTTCGATCGATTATCGCTACATCTCttctaagagcaggtacaacaGTGCTATAAatcagttataaatatattttaaatagataaaaagagagagaaaaggagtAGACAACTAATTTGTAACCAGCTGTACACGGActtcaagacaaaatatatgtatgacatgtgggaccatgtattgatgttttgtaagtaactattgtatgcatTGGATATTAGATTggatatagatgaattggaaccagtagttggctatactattgaacttgcagTTTGTGCCCAGATAACAAAAACTAAGCACAATTGGCCAAAGGTATTCTAGctacttgattaattaattagattaatcATCTTTGCTGCAACCAGCTGTACTAAATTCCAGTCGTACAAGCATGCAAACTGAAAAGGCACACGAAATCCTTGGTTTAATTTGATTCAACAAAGATAtcctacctccgtccctaaatgtttgacgtcgctcatgacttttttatatacgtttatcTGTTTGtctaattcaaaaatatttgtcaaatatgtacatatgtaaagctatatatatacataaaagtatatttaacatcaaatggaatatataaaaataattaataattatgtaatttttttaataagatgaatagtcaaacatatataaaaaggttAATGGTGTCAAAAAATGGAgggattagtttttttttcaagaaattttacGAGATTTAATTTGTGAATTGTGGATTTTATTCACCAGTGCAGGTCCGAGTCAAAATTGGCACGCATCCAGTCCTGTGGAAAAGAAATGCACAATCCACTATCATGCGGTTTCTAGAAACGCGGTGAAATGGACGGATCGGGTGGCTAATTAACACGAGACGATTATTATTCACCTCGTTGGAAAATCAAGCTTGCAGAATAAGAGTGACATCATCCTAGTTATTTTGAAGCTAAAGATGGTTTGTTTCTGCGATTAGTCTTTCTGGTTGTTGGCTAAGCCTTGATGAAGTTAGAGTACAGTAGATACCAGTATGGTTTCTCAACCGTCAATGCTTATACCAGTAGATACCCATGGTCCATGAAGCACTATCATAAATAATAGTATGACATTGAGTTTATCCTAATTGAACGATTTAGTATTGATATTATTACTTTCTCTAATATAGCactttctataatatataatatagtaatGAGTTTATCGATTTCTATTACAATATGCCATTGGATCaggaatatttttaaatatatcaacATGCGCCCTTACATGGATGTGCAAgattaatgatatatttatacttctagaagttttcaaaaaatatgaaattgtgTGTGCAGCCTCTTTACACGACTTGGATGTTTGTGCATAAGTTtcaataattttgtatttattttgtttgtaaaatataatttatctgTTATATGCAGCATGGtacattctttttttaaaaaaaataacttatgtaAAGAAGTCCAATTCTTGTTAGCAAGTTATTGGCAGCTACCCAAgctaaatgataattggttcACTATAGCATCCGATTTATGTTAATCTCCAAACACAAGAGAGAAATGCAGCTTAAGTACGTTTCTCTTGATCTTCATAACAATTTTAGTGGGGTATATATACTAAGGTGAGTTTGAGGTAGAAGCGAGGAATCATTATCCCATGATTAAttgaatattaaaatattttaaaactttaaaaataaattaatataatttttagggttttatatatatatatataacactgtTTAAAATCTTGTTCAATAAGAAACGAAAGATTTTATCACCATGTATCACACAGTCTTGAACTCCGCCTGAAAGTAGAATCGGTCTTCCTTCCGTTTCTCTCTTATTCGATGGTTTATCTCTATTTTTACTACCATGTTAACTACTAAGTACTGCTAACTACAAATTAAGGTACGTAGGTTTGGTATAAATGGTATGAGAATTTATAAGTCACATTTTTGCGAAAGCGATACCATACAAATCAAATCGAAACGAATCGATTGTTTTTTCTAGAATCAATTGTCATAATATTGgtactaaaatatttaaaaacatgaCCATATCGTCGTCcctgtaaatatatataactccgTCAAAAATAATTGTCGTTCTAAGATGTTTAGCAAAAGTTAAgatttaagagaaaaataactataGTACCCTTTATATGATTGAAAGTGGCAGGATGGTTAGAATATAACAAagacaaatttgaataagagaTAATTGATGAAGTAAATAGTTTTCTATAATAACGAGTTTTTTGGAACAGAATTTAAATGCCAGAGTAGCATGCTAGTATTTGAGATAGGggaaatactccctctgtccaaaaaaaaccaattcttcggttttttGTGcccagcgtttgaccatccgtcttatttgaaaaattttcaggaaattagaaaaaaattagtcacacgtaaagtactattcatgatttattatctaataaaaataaaaatatcaatcgcaaaaaaaatttgaataagacgaagagtcaaagattaaggtaaaaagtgaaaaattggtttattttggaatgaaGGGAGCATTGGCGTAGGCAGTAGTTGCTACGGCCTAATTGGCTGTCACCTTTATCTTTTCGGatataattaagcttaaatttaatttttttaatcttaaattaaaaaatagttttacttttaaattgctaaaaacacatatataaaatttctattcataaaatattttttatttataaataaaccatttcgttaaatttttttgtaaagaaaCTTTTGACCTCCCGTGTAGAAGTTAGGCAAGCTGCAGACGCAGTTGCTGCAGTCCTGAGAGAAGTGCGTGCGCTTGTAGTAGTACGTACGTAAGCGTAACGTACGCATGGTAGTAGCCGTAGTACTAGGCGCGTCCTAGGCTTGTTCCTGGATGCATCGGTGGCTTTGCAAGTTGTCAAATTGTCGAGCGCTCGCAGTCGCACGGCCCGGTTTGAGTCAAGTCACGCACGACGGACGGACCATCGAACGCGAGCGAGCCTGGCTGAGTGGCTGGTTTAATTTGGGATAAAATCGACGGTCCAACCGGCTGGGCGGGCGATGCTCGCTCGAAATTGTGGGCTTCGCTTGCCTTCGCACTGTCGCACTCAGCAACTCACGATTTCAAGCCCGCCATGGCATACCAGCTTACTGCTTGCTTAACATTCCAAAACCACACATGCAacagtgaaaagaaaaagggtcCACCCGAGGCCCAAAAAGGTGGGAAATTGTCCTCGATTGAATGTTCCATTGTCATCTTTCGGCCACTGGAGTTAAAGATCGAAACATCCAGAGACCAGAGATATGGACATATCTGATTAATCGATAATAATAACTGTAGTTGAGAGCATGGTTTCCTCGTTGCTGCtatcagatttttttcactGGGTTACGGTAATAATAAAGGCCTGATAGCCTCCTTAatgtaaaaacaaacaaatataatttaaatttttgatagcCACGGACCATGTTCCTCTTGTTCTTAAAGTGGTCCGGTGGATATAATGTCAACGACCATATGCCAATATATAATGTCATCGTACTGTTTTATCTAGTCTCTACAACCAATATGTATAGACCTATCATTTCCTtatttacaatattttatatattcgaCGATCTTTCTTCCCAGCAGATCCCTATAGCTTAATTAGATTATTGCTAATCACTACCACAGAAACAGTTTTTGTGAACTACCACCTCCAAGCGATGTTTGTCTATATAATTGCGTTGctgatttttagattattgctAGTCTCGTTATATGCTTGCTGACATTGAAAGAGAGacgataggagagagaaatgatttgttttgcatagagccagcaaaacatcgactcttgCCGCATAAAACGAGGAGACAACTAGAAGATCTGTTTTATACATGTGCGGACTTTAATCAGAGACACCAACCGGACAAAAAGCGAACAAGGATATAATTAGTTGTAATTATGAGGGAGTCGGTTTAAGAAACTATACTTTATAGGAGTTCTTTCTACTACTGACATGCCTTGAGACAAAGCTCACGGTGGATTGTACGGTGGACTGACCATTCAACGTGCCCTTATAGACACATGAAGGTATACGGGGCGTTCCACCCACCTACGAAAATTGAGTTTTGTCCGTTAGTAAAAACTGACTTTGTAGCCGTGAATTCATCCCGCTGATCACCAAATTGATTCCACGGTCTTAACTTTCAAAGATGTTCATATATGACAGGCAACATTATTGAACCCCCACCGAAGTCATGGTTGACCCCAGGCCAACGCCACCACCAGACTACCAGTAAACGTCCGTCTCGTCTCCATTCAATTCCTGCTTAATTTTAATCCATTCGTTACCTGCTCCGATCCAAATCTCCATGACTAGCTCCATGCACGCCACTcatctcgatcgatctcactccctccgtctctGTCACTCGCTCATTCCACACGCTCGCTCGCTCACCAGCACAGCAGCACGTCACGTAGCATCATGCAGAAGAAGCTTCCCATTTTCCATGGATCGATCTCTTGTGTATAAAAGGCGCCATGGTCCAGCGATTCGATCGTCGATCTCATCAGCAAGCGCCGCCGCGCATGCACCCTCTGcacatccatcgatcgatcaaaccctagctagctagctagcgagcctgccggcgccggccggagAGAGCAAGCTATAAGTTCGTATACTTCTCGGCGGTCGACGATGAGGGAGCTGATGCGGAGGATGAGCTTCTCGGACCgcgtgggcgacggcggcggtggcgcggcggcggccgtgaaGCGCGGGCTGATCCGGAGGCTGAGCTTCTCGGACAGGGTGGTCTCCGTGGgagacggcggcagcggtggcggcgggtcGTCGTCGACGCTGCTGAGGAGGCTGAGCTTCTCGGACCGCGGCggggacggaggaggaggaggcgtgcCGCGCGGGTGCGTGCCGGTGCTggtcggcggggaggaggacggcgagcgGTTCGTGGTGCGGGTGGAGGCGCTGCGGCACCCGGCGTTCGCGGCGCTGCTGGAGAAGGCGGCGCAGGAGTTCGGGTACAGGCAGGAGGGCATCCTCCGGCTCCCCTGCGGCGTCCACCATTTCCACCaagtcctcgccgccgccgacgccaaaAACTGATCGATccattaactaattaatcaccgCGCTTAATTAGTTCAATTATGCAAGTTAAGCAGACGATGATCTCCACCTCTTTAATTGAATGTCCGATAAATTACTTAGTTTAGTACTCACtctattctatattataagattttttaagtttatctagatttatcaatGTATCAATatgtatgttttgtatatgtatctaaattcattaccacatatataaatctagacatgactagaaagttttataacgtGGAACTGAGAAAATAGCTATTTAGGCTGGTGCTCATGAGTGTCCATCAATCGACTTATATAATCGATTAATTTCTCTTTCGATTTCATTTGAGTCTTTACTCTTTGATACGTCACGACACGAGTCTTCGCATTCCATTGCTATATACTtcttccgtttcatattataagactttctggtttgtctagattcatgcATGTATCGATGTATATGcctgtatatgtatatacaaatgAATCTAGGCGAAatcagaaagttttataatataaacggatggaatatatatataattcatgcATTATTCAGCATGAATTTCTAAATTCTATTCGACTGGTTTTGTTTTCATTAGGTAATGGATTGTTTTACCATCAGTACTATGTCAATgccgaaaaaaataattagaaatgCAAAAACAATGTAAATAAAGGTGTATCTAACTTGCTGCATTTTATTGTTACATttacaagaaaatatataaatggagAGAAAGCTAGTTTTAAGttggatatattttaaattgcaAAGTCTTAATTTATTGGATTTTAAATAACACTAGGCCAATCTATAGAGTCAAAAAAGTTGTATATTTGCACCGAATAAACTTTCCTATTTGTAATATCAATCTATCTTTGTTATTgcgataatattttatctatctaCGTATACTAATAAAGAGATTAGCAATTGGATCTGTACACTAATGCAATTTAACTCAAAAAATACGATAATAGAATATaaagcaaaatatatatgcaattcCTAAAGTAATTCagataaaaatctaaaagagAAGGTTTGTTATGAATTACATCTTAAAATAAGAAACTTTCATATCTGAATATCCACCTTGTACAATATACAGTgcataagaaaacaaaagctattaattttctagaattttttgACATATCACCACAAAAACGTGAAAATTGAGATAAAACATTTAGCAGGTACTATAAAAACAGATATTTCAAGGAAAATATAAAGCAGGCTAAGACCttcttttgttcattttttttagttaaataCACTGTGGGGCTGATTGGTCTTGAACCTCACACTTAACAAACAATTTCAACggaaaacattaaaatatgcaTGCCTTTTTTTGGGGGGTTAAGATTGAAATGATAAATGGTTGAGATGAAAAAACAGCTGAATAGGTTACATGAGATGAGATGTACTAGATTCAATTCCTAGCCTTGACACGGATGCTCACATTTATGGTTAATATTATACACATTGATAATAATATGCACAGAGTGAGGAGTGATTCCGTTGATCTCAAAATATATCGAACTAGTCCAAAATGTTTAAGGGGTAGGAGTAGGACGTAGTGGTTATCTATACATGTGTTTACAGGTGTAGGACGTGCATGTGTTTACTACCAGAGTAAAGCCGCTTTCGGCTAACGGGGTCTAAGTTAATTTAGATGTGGCatagaaaacgtagtaatagattagtacatgattagttaattataaattattaaaaaaatataaaatagattaatatgattttttaaacaacttttctataaattttttttaaaaaaacaccgttTAGTAATTTGGAAAGCGTGCACATGAACTTATAGGGGGCAAGAACGCGGTCTAAGTGTGTGCGTATATGAGTACATGatatgagacggaggtaggTGAATTTCAATCAAAATTATCTTGGCTCAGCAAAAATTTTGCTGGCAACCAAAGTGAGGGGCCTGCATGCTTAAGACCGGCATTATTCACGACCCAGAATTGAATCAACCAACAAACGCGTACTCTCTTCCAGTCTTCCAGCTCAACATTTCTctctatgcatgcatgccgagCGACG contains the following coding sequences:
- the LOC102707784 gene encoding uncharacterized protein LOC102707784 → MRELMRRMSFSDRVGDGGGGAAAAVKRGLIRRLSFSDRVVSVGDGGSGGGGSSSTLLRRLSFSDRGGDGGGGGVPRGCVPVLVGGEEDGERFVVRVEALRHPAFAALLEKAAQEFGYRQEGILRLPCGVHHFHQVLAAADAKN